A single window of Brevundimonas vitisensis DNA harbors:
- the thrS gene encoding threonine--tRNA ligase — translation MIDLKFPDGAVRQVEPTATGRDVAASISPSLAKRAALVSINGVLRDLDRPLETGGDFRLIMRDDADALETIRHDAAHVLAQAVQELFPGTQVTIGPAVEDGFYYDFHRDEPFSTDDFAAIEKRMAEIVDRDEKLVREVWERDAAIAHFESIGETFKAELIRDLPDTEEITVYRSGGWLDLCRGPHFPSTKFVGKAFKLTKLAGAYWRGDHRNPQLQRIYATAWANQADLDAYLLRVEEAEKRDHRRIGRAMELFHMQEEGRGMVFWHPKGWVLWQVIEAYMRRRLDKAGYVEVKTPQVLDRKFWEASGHWDKYRPNMFVCETVEGETLSLKPMNCPGHVQIFGIGQRSYRELPLRMAEFGACHRYEPSGALHGLMRVRGFTQDDAHIFCREDQIVEETAAFIELARSVHADLGMETAYISLGTRPEVRAGTDEFWDKAENLMAEAARAAGTEPVVTEGDGAFYAPKLDFIVKDAIGREWTCGTIQLDYVLPERLDAEYVGEDGQKHRPVMLHRAILGSFERFIGILIENYAGAFPLWLAPVQAVVATITSDADDYAREVTARFKAAGLRVETDLRNEKVGYKVREHSVGKVPVIAVVGRNEAAEGQVAIRRLGSQAQTVVSIEEAIRILTEEATPPDLRA, via the coding sequence ATGATCGATCTGAAATTTCCCGACGGTGCTGTTCGACAGGTGGAGCCCACCGCGACCGGCCGCGACGTGGCGGCCTCCATTTCGCCGTCGCTGGCCAAGCGCGCGGCCCTGGTGTCGATCAACGGTGTTCTGCGCGACCTGGACCGTCCGCTGGAGACCGGCGGCGATTTCAGGCTGATCATGCGCGACGACGCCGATGCGCTGGAGACCATCCGCCACGACGCGGCTCACGTCCTGGCCCAGGCGGTGCAGGAGCTGTTTCCCGGCACCCAGGTGACAATCGGTCCGGCCGTCGAGGACGGCTTCTATTACGACTTCCACCGGGATGAGCCGTTCTCGACCGACGACTTTGCCGCCATCGAAAAGCGAATGGCCGAGATCGTCGATCGCGACGAGAAGCTGGTCCGCGAAGTGTGGGAGCGCGACGCCGCCATCGCCCATTTCGAGTCCATCGGCGAGACCTTCAAGGCCGAACTGATCCGCGACCTGCCGGACACCGAAGAGATCACCGTCTATCGCTCGGGCGGCTGGCTGGACCTGTGCCGGGGGCCACATTTCCCCTCCACGAAATTTGTCGGCAAGGCCTTCAAGCTGACCAAGCTGGCCGGGGCCTATTGGCGCGGGGATCACCGGAATCCGCAGTTGCAGCGCATCTATGCGACGGCCTGGGCCAATCAGGCTGACCTGGACGCCTATCTGCTGCGCGTCGAGGAAGCCGAAAAGCGCGACCACCGACGTATTGGTCGGGCCATGGAACTGTTCCACATGCAGGAAGAGGGCCGCGGCATGGTCTTCTGGCACCCCAAGGGCTGGGTGCTGTGGCAGGTGATCGAGGCCTATATGCGCCGCCGCCTGGACAAGGCTGGCTATGTCGAGGTCAAGACGCCCCAGGTGCTGGATCGCAAATTCTGGGAGGCCTCGGGCCACTGGGACAAGTATCGCCCTAATATGTTCGTCTGCGAGACGGTCGAGGGCGAGACCCTCAGCCTGAAGCCGATGAACTGCCCCGGCCACGTCCAGATCTTCGGCATCGGCCAGCGGTCCTATCGCGAACTGCCGCTGCGGATGGCCGAGTTCGGAGCCTGTCACCGATATGAGCCGTCAGGGGCCCTTCACGGCCTGATGCGGGTGCGCGGCTTCACCCAGGACGACGCCCACATCTTCTGCCGCGAGGACCAGATCGTCGAGGAGACCGCCGCCTTCATCGAACTGGCCCGCAGCGTCCACGCCGACCTGGGCATGGAGACCGCCTATATCAGCCTTGGCACGCGTCCAGAGGTCCGCGCGGGCACGGACGAGTTCTGGGACAAGGCAGAGAACCTGATGGCCGAGGCCGCCCGCGCCGCCGGGACCGAGCCGGTCGTGACCGAGGGCGACGGCGCCTTCTATGCGCCCAAGCTGGATTTCATCGTCAAGGACGCCATCGGTCGCGAATGGACCTGCGGCACCATCCAACTGGACTATGTGCTGCCCGAGCGGCTGGATGCCGAATACGTCGGCGAGGACGGCCAAAAGCACCGGCCGGTCATGCTGCACCGGGCGATCTTGGGATCGTTCGAACGATTTATCGGCATTCTGATCGAGAACTATGCCGGGGCTTTCCCGCTGTGGCTGGCACCGGTCCAGGCGGTGGTGGCGACCATTACCTCTGACGCCGACGACTATGCTCGAGAGGTCACCGCCCGGTTCAAGGCGGCGGGCCTGCGGGTCGAGACCGACCTGAGAAACGAAAAGGTCGGCTACAAGGTGCGCGAACATTCGGTCGGCAAGGTGCCGGTCATCGCCGTGGTCGGTCGCAACGAGGCGGCCGAGGGTCAGGTCGCGATCCGGCGACTGGGCAGCCAGGCCCAGACGGTCGTCTCGATCGAAGAGGCAATCCGCATCCTGACCGAAGAGGCAACGCCTCCGGACCTGCGCGCCTGA
- the yidD gene encoding membrane protein insertion efficiency factor YidD, protein MSESSPQSLYERGVRIAHRGYKLTLSPLIGQSCRFLPTCSDYGRDALIQHGPVRGGWLTLRRLCKCHPFGSSGYDPVPPVSKD, encoded by the coding sequence ATGAGCGAGAGTTCGCCCCAGAGCCTTTATGAACGCGGGGTCCGCATCGCCCATCGCGGGTACAAGCTGACGCTCAGCCCGTTGATCGGGCAGTCCTGCCGGTTCCTGCCGACCTGTTCCGACTATGGCCGCGATGCCCTGATCCAGCATGGGCCTGTGCGGGGGGGATGGCTGACACTGCGTCGTCTCTGTAAATGCCACCCATTCGGCAGTTCGGGCTATGATCCGGTGCCTCCCGTTTCTAAAGACTGA
- a CDS encoding iron-sulfur cluster assembly scaffold protein, with amino-acid sequence MIDDLYSARILRLAAELPHAGRLAAPEGTGERVARLCGSRATVDVTLDEVGRVRDFAQDVKACALGQAAAGVVGQVAIGASLAEITEAQAATVAMLKSGGEGPVGRFEGLRALRQVADYPARHASTLVALDALLEAVEAAQSAGTR; translated from the coding sequence ATGATCGACGATCTCTACAGCGCCAGGATCCTGCGACTGGCGGCGGAACTGCCGCATGCCGGGCGGCTGGCCGCGCCGGAGGGGACGGGCGAGCGCGTGGCCCGGCTGTGCGGGTCGCGCGCCACGGTCGATGTCACCCTGGACGAGGTCGGGCGGGTCCGGGACTTTGCCCAGGACGTGAAGGCCTGCGCCCTGGGCCAGGCCGCCGCCGGAGTGGTGGGGCAGGTGGCGATCGGTGCCAGCCTGGCCGAGATCACGGAGGCGCAGGCGGCCACTGTCGCCATGTTGAAATCCGGAGGGGAGGGGCCCGTCGGACGATTCGAAGGCCTGCGGGCCCTGCGGCAGGTGGCCGACTATCCGGCCCGTCACGCCTCCACCTTGGTGGCGCTGGATGCCCTGCTGGAGGCGGTGGAGGCGGCGCAGAGCGCTGGCACGCGATGA
- a CDS encoding tetratricopeptide repeat protein, protein MSRTPLRFATGLAAAMLLTGAGQVLAQTPQAPTNAEARAAIARTDPLSRSVFWAGEAQANPADPVAGVNLAQALREMGRYEQAAAAAQEVLLSQPDNVEAMLEVGRAHIARGQAFYGIAALERARDLAPQDWRPLSLLGVAYQQVDRKDDARAAWNAALILSPDNPAVLANVAMTYLTAGDTASAEVLLRRAAAQPGATLQVRQNLAMVLGLQGKTAEAEQILRRDLPPEVARKNLDWIREQNGGDRASVGGRTWDSLQ, encoded by the coding sequence ATGTCGCGCACCCCCCTTCGCTTCGCAACCGGTCTGGCCGCCGCAATGCTGCTGACCGGAGCCGGCCAGGTGCTGGCCCAGACGCCGCAGGCTCCCACCAACGCCGAGGCGCGGGCCGCCATCGCCCGCACGGATCCCCTGTCTCGCTCGGTCTTCTGGGCCGGCGAAGCCCAGGCCAACCCGGCCGATCCGGTGGCGGGCGTGAACCTAGCCCAGGCTCTGCGCGAGATGGGTCGCTATGAGCAGGCCGCCGCCGCCGCCCAGGAAGTACTTCTGAGCCAGCCGGACAATGTCGAGGCCATGCTGGAGGTGGGCCGTGCCCATATTGCGCGGGGACAGGCCTTCTACGGCATCGCCGCGCTGGAACGAGCCCGTGACCTTGCCCCCCAGGATTGGCGGCCACTGTCCTTGCTGGGCGTGGCCTATCAGCAGGTCGACCGCAAGGACGACGCCCGCGCGGCCTGGAACGCGGCCCTGATCCTGTCGCCCGACAATCCGGCGGTGCTGGCCAATGTGGCCATGACCTATCTGACCGCAGGGGATACCGCTTCGGCCGAGGTGCTGCTGCGCCGCGCGGCTGCCCAGCCGGGGGCCACGCTGCAGGTGCGCCAGAACCTGGCGATGGTGCTGGGCCTGCAAGGCAAGACGGCGGAGGCGGAACAGATCCTGCGCCGCGACCTGCCGCCCGAGGTCGCCCGCAAGAACCTGGACTGGATTCGCGAACAGAACGGCGGCGACCGGGCCTCGGTCGGCGGCCGGACCTGGGATTCGCTGCAATAG
- a CDS encoding leucyl aminopeptidase family protein codes for MSALYPDILTTQATGARPLRIVTAGQTLAGGEATWAAANDFTGKAGQLLMLPGTDGTVEGALFGVGERLDPMALRGLSPRLPGGLWRLEGVADDQAATAALAFALGTYVFDRYKSRPAREQARLAVPDGLDLTEILRIVAACALAREMVDTPAADMGPLQIETIAREIAEASGATLSVTTGEALLEANYPAVHAVGRAATIERAPRVIEIGWNLDRADLPLVALVGKGVVFDTGGLDIKGAAGMRNMKKDMGGAAHALALGRLVMQAQLPVRLVVLVAAVENAISADAFRPGDILNSRRGLTIEIGNTDAEGRLILADVLTRAGEHEPDVTLDFATLTGAARIALGPELPPLYTDDEALAAGLLAAAAAVRDPLWRMPLWPGYRAALDSEIADVRNDSAAWAQGGSITAALFLQRFAPTTGAWAHMDIFAWNSRGRPGWPEGGEAQSLRACYRYLSDRFPPAR; via the coding sequence ATGTCCGCCCTTTACCCCGATATCCTGACCACCCAGGCCACCGGTGCCCGCCCGCTGCGGATCGTGACGGCTGGGCAGACCCTGGCTGGCGGCGAGGCGACCTGGGCTGCCGCCAACGATTTCACGGGCAAGGCCGGTCAACTGCTGATGCTGCCCGGCACCGACGGGACGGTGGAGGGGGCCCTGTTCGGGGTGGGCGAGCGCCTGGACCCTATGGCCCTGCGTGGCCTTTCTCCCCGCCTGCCCGGCGGCTTGTGGCGGCTGGAAGGCGTGGCGGACGATCAGGCGGCCACCGCCGCCCTGGCCTTTGCCCTGGGGACCTATGTCTTCGACCGTTACAAGTCGCGACCGGCACGCGAACAGGCCCGGCTCGCGGTGCCGGACGGCCTGGATCTGACCGAGATCCTGCGGATCGTGGCGGCCTGCGCCCTGGCGCGCGAAATGGTCGACACCCCCGCCGCCGACATGGGCCCGCTGCAGATCGAGACCATCGCCCGCGAAATCGCTGAGGCGTCCGGGGCCACACTGTCGGTGACCACGGGCGAGGCCCTGCTGGAGGCAAACTATCCCGCCGTCCATGCCGTGGGCCGGGCCGCGACGATCGAGCGGGCACCCCGCGTCATCGAGATCGGCTGGAACCTGGACCGCGCCGACCTGCCGCTGGTCGCCCTGGTCGGCAAGGGCGTGGTGTTCGACACCGGGGGCCTGGACATCAAGGGCGCCGCCGGCATGCGGAACATGAAAAAGGACATGGGCGGGGCGGCCCATGCCCTGGCCCTCGGCCGACTGGTCATGCAGGCCCAACTGCCCGTACGCCTGGTCGTCCTGGTCGCGGCGGTCGAGAATGCTATCTCAGCCGACGCCTTCCGACCGGGTGACATCCTGAACAGCCGCCGGGGCCTGACGATCGAAATCGGCAATACCGATGCGGAGGGACGGCTGATCCTGGCCGACGTCCTGACCCGTGCGGGCGAGCATGAGCCGGATGTGACCTTGGACTTCGCCACCCTGACCGGGGCCGCCCGCATCGCCCTGGGGCCCGAACTGCCGCCCCTCTATACGGACGACGAGGCTCTGGCCGCGGGGCTTCTGGCCGCGGCGGCGGCGGTGCGCGATCCTTTGTGGCGGATGCCGCTGTGGCCGGGCTATCGCGCCGCCCTGGACAGCGAGATCGCCGATGTGCGCAACGATTCCGCTGCCTGGGCCCAGGGAGGATCGATCACCGCCGCCCTGTTCCTGCAACGCTTTGCGCCCACGACGGGGGCCTGGGCCCACATGGACATCTTCGCCTGGAACAGCCGGGGCCGCCCCGGCTGGCCGGAGGGCGGCGAGGCCCAGAGCCTTCGGGCCTGCTATCGCTACCTCAGCGATCGTTTCCCGCCGGCCCGTTAA
- a CDS encoding C40 family peptidase has translation MTVNAALSDAFDARTTLARPDLAERALEGLVRASAYGDVTPMQCTAAVAPLRPHPGGRQEDQLIFGEVFDVLEEADGLAWGRSRRDGYVGHVDIEALSAPVVMPTHRVGAIRTYAYSEPDFRSGPVMLLSLNALVTAGERQGRFVRVDRAGWITLDHLAAFDTFDDDPAAVAERFVGAPYQWGGRESLGLDCSGLVQQALYACGRGCPRDADQQADLGREVEATDLKRGDLAFWTGHVGVMVDAAHLLHANAHHMAVAIEPLADADARQRAAGAPPPTFRRL, from the coding sequence TTGACCGTCAACGCCGCCCTGTCCGACGCCTTCGATGCGCGCACCACCCTGGCCCGGCCCGACCTGGCCGAGCGGGCGCTGGAAGGGCTGGTGCGTGCCTCTGCTTATGGCGACGTCACGCCGATGCAGTGCACCGCCGCCGTCGCACCCCTGCGCCCCCACCCCGGCGGCCGTCAGGAAGACCAGCTGATCTTCGGCGAAGTCTTCGACGTGCTGGAAGAGGCCGATGGCTTGGCCTGGGGCCGGTCGCGCCGAGACGGCTATGTCGGCCATGTCGATATCGAGGCCCTGTCCGCCCCGGTCGTGATGCCGACCCACCGCGTTGGGGCCATCCGCACCTATGCCTATTCCGAGCCCGACTTCCGGAGCGGGCCGGTCATGCTGCTCAGCCTCAATGCTCTGGTGACGGCCGGCGAGCGGCAGGGTCGTTTCGTGCGCGTGGATCGCGCGGGCTGGATCACCCTGGACCACCTTGCCGCCTTCGACACCTTTGACGACGACCCTGCTGCGGTCGCCGAACGGTTCGTCGGTGCCCCCTATCAATGGGGCGGTCGCGAAAGCCTGGGGCTGGACTGCTCGGGCCTGGTGCAACAGGCCCTCTATGCCTGTGGACGCGGCTGCCCGCGCGATGCCGACCAGCAGGCGGACCTGGGCCGGGAGGTCGAGGCGACCGATCTCAAACGCGGCGACCTGGCCTTCTGGACGGGTCATGTTGGGGTCATGGTCGATGCGGCGCACCTGCTGCACGCCAATGCCCATCACATGGCCGTAGCGATCGAGCCCCTGGCCGACGCTGACGCCCGCCAGCGCGCCGCCGGCGCCCCACCCCCGACCTTCCGCCGCCTCTAG
- a CDS encoding bifunctional diaminohydroxyphosphoribosylaminopyrimidine deaminase/5-amino-6-(5-phosphoribosylamino)uracil reductase RibD — translation MSDTDEGFMRQAIDLALAQMGQTWPNPAVGCVIVKDGVVVSQAATAPGGRPHAEEQAAPAAGEAARGATAYVTMEPCGARSSGRVSCSQYLVEAGVSRVVVAAVDPSPFASGRGVERLRQAGLEVRTGVLSADASVLYEGYLHRLETGRPMVRISEDGVGYDARFAASARADLVTELNRLGEAGYTRLWTTPGDLADALAAKGLLTT, via the coding sequence ATGAGCGATACCGACGAAGGCTTCATGCGCCAGGCTATCGACCTGGCGCTGGCGCAGATGGGTCAGACCTGGCCCAACCCGGCGGTGGGCTGTGTCATCGTCAAGGACGGGGTCGTGGTTTCTCAGGCGGCGACCGCGCCCGGCGGCCGTCCTCATGCCGAGGAACAGGCGGCCCCGGCCGCCGGCGAGGCTGCGCGCGGGGCCACTGCCTATGTGACCATGGAGCCGTGCGGGGCCCGGTCGTCTGGCCGGGTTTCCTGCTCGCAGTATCTGGTCGAGGCGGGTGTGTCGCGTGTGGTTGTGGCCGCCGTCGATCCTTCGCCCTTCGCCTCGGGCCGGGGCGTGGAACGGTTGCGCCAGGCGGGGCTGGAGGTACGGACCGGCGTCCTCAGTGCCGATGCCTCAGTCCTGTATGAAGGCTATCTGCACCGGCTGGAAACCGGACGGCCCATGGTCCGTATCAGCGAGGACGGGGTCGGATATGACGCCCGGTTCGCCGCCTCGGCCCGCGCCGATCTGGTCACCGAGCTGAACCGTCTGGGTGAGGCGGGTTATACGCGGCTGTGGACCACGCCCGGTGATCTGGCCGACGCCTTGGCCGCCAAAGGGTTGCTGACGACCTGA
- the gpmA gene encoding 2,3-diphosphoglycerate-dependent phosphoglycerate mutase: MPRLILLRHGQSQWNLENRFTGWVDVDLTAEGEAQARRGGELIAQAGFRPAVMFTSVLTRAKRTGALALQSAGLTDVPVIEDWRLNERHYGGLTGLDKAETAKKHGEDQVKVWRRSYDIPPPPLEAGSEWDFTADPRYAGQAIPDTESLKTTLDRVLPYWNEAIAPRLTAGEDVLIAAHGNSLRAIVKHLFAVPDDQIVGVEIPTGNPLEIDLDDALTPVTARYLDQDRATPLPQVAG; encoded by the coding sequence ATGCCTCGTCTGATCTTGCTGCGCCACGGCCAGAGCCAGTGGAACCTGGAAAACCGCTTCACCGGCTGGGTCGATGTCGATCTGACGGCCGAGGGCGAGGCCCAGGCCCGGCGTGGCGGCGAACTGATCGCGCAGGCAGGTTTTCGTCCGGCCGTGATGTTTACCTCTGTCCTGACGCGGGCGAAGCGCACCGGGGCGCTGGCCCTGCAAAGCGCGGGTCTGACGGACGTGCCGGTCATCGAGGACTGGCGGCTGAACGAGCGCCACTATGGCGGCCTGACCGGGCTCGACAAGGCGGAGACGGCCAAGAAGCACGGCGAGGATCAGGTCAAGGTCTGGCGCCGCAGCTATGACATTCCGCCGCCGCCGCTGGAGGCGGGCAGCGAATGGGATTTCACCGCCGACCCCCGCTATGCGGGCCAGGCCATTCCCGACACCGAGAGCCTGAAGACCACCCTGGACCGCGTCCTGCCTTACTGGAACGAGGCCATCGCCCCCCGCCTGACGGCGGGCGAAGACGTGCTGATCGCCGCGCATGGCAACTCGCTGAGGGCCATCGTCAAACACCTGTTCGCAGTGCCGGACGATCAGATCGTCGGCGTCGAGATTCCGACCGGCAATCCGCTGGAGATCGATCTGGATGATGCGCTGACGCCGGTGACCGCCCGTTATCTGGATCAGGATCGCGCGACGCCCCTGCCGCAGGTGGCAGGATGA
- a CDS encoding phosphomannomutase/phosphoglucomutase, with translation MIKPRQDLRPNTADYETTPLVKPTGFREYDARWVLEKEINLLGIQALGLGLATYVHEIGVQPRIVVGHDFRSYSLSVKQALTLGLLEGGMEVLDIGLALSPTAYFAQFALGAPCVAMVTASHNENGWTGVKMGAKAPLTFGPDEIGRLKDIVLNGEGVARAGGRLERVEGFREKYLEEVTAKVKVSRPIKVVAACGNGTAGAFAPEALRRMGVEVIEMDTDLDYTFPKYNPNPEDHHMLMQMAARVRETGADLALGFDGDGDRCGVVDDTGEEIFADKIGLMLARDLSALHPDATFVVDVKSTGLYKTDEVLKANGADTVYWKTGHSYIKRKTAELGALAGFEKSGHFFFNDPIGHGYDDGIVAAGAVLAMLDRNPGKKLSELKAALPDAWTSMTMSPHCDDELKYEVLSRIVAEYEALAASGGSILGRKIVETITVNGVRVHLDDGSWVLVRASSNKPELVVVVESMRSEDDMRDLFHQEVKPRLTAYPEIGDYNQTV, from the coding sequence ATGATCAAGCCGCGCCAGGACCTCCGGCCCAACACGGCCGACTACGAGACCACACCCCTGGTCAAGCCGACCGGCTTTCGCGAGTACGACGCCCGTTGGGTTCTGGAAAAGGAAATCAACCTCCTGGGCATTCAGGCCCTGGGCCTGGGTCTTGCGACCTATGTGCACGAAATCGGGGTTCAGCCCCGTATAGTGGTCGGCCACGACTTCCGGTCCTATTCGCTCAGCGTGAAGCAGGCCCTGACGCTGGGCCTGCTGGAAGGCGGTATGGAGGTGCTGGATATCGGACTGGCTCTGTCGCCGACGGCCTATTTTGCCCAGTTCGCGCTTGGAGCCCCTTGCGTGGCCATGGTGACCGCCAGCCACAACGAGAACGGCTGGACCGGCGTCAAGATGGGCGCGAAGGCTCCGCTCACCTTCGGCCCCGACGAGATCGGTCGCCTGAAGGACATCGTCCTGAACGGCGAGGGCGTCGCCCGCGCGGGCGGCCGTCTGGAGCGGGTCGAGGGCTTCCGTGAAAAATATCTGGAAGAGGTCACCGCCAAGGTGAAGGTCAGCCGCCCGATCAAGGTCGTGGCCGCCTGCGGCAACGGTACGGCCGGAGCCTTTGCACCGGAGGCCCTGCGCCGAATGGGTGTCGAGGTGATCGAAATGGACACTGACCTCGACTACACCTTCCCGAAATATAATCCGAACCCGGAAGACCACCATATGCTGATGCAGATGGCGGCCCGCGTCCGCGAGACCGGAGCCGACCTGGCGCTGGGCTTCGACGGGGACGGCGATCGCTGCGGCGTGGTCGACGACACGGGCGAGGAGATCTTTGCCGACAAGATCGGGCTGATGCTGGCCCGCGACCTCTCCGCCCTGCATCCCGACGCCACCTTCGTCGTCGATGTGAAGTCGACCGGCCTGTACAAGACCGACGAAGTCCTGAAGGCCAATGGCGCGGACACCGTCTATTGGAAGACCGGTCACAGCTACATCAAGCGCAAGACCGCCGAACTGGGGGCCCTGGCCGGGTTCGAGAAATCGGGCCACTTCTTCTTCAACGACCCGATCGGTCACGGCTACGACGACGGGATCGTCGCGGCAGGGGCCGTCCTGGCCATGCTGGATCGCAATCCCGGCAAGAAGCTCAGCGAGTTGAAGGCCGCCCTGCCGGACGCCTGGACCTCGATGACCATGTCGCCGCATTGCGACGACGAGCTGAAGTACGAAGTCCTGTCGCGTATCGTGGCCGAGTATGAGGCGCTCGCCGCCTCGGGCGGATCGATCCTGGGCCGCAAGATCGTGGAGACCATCACCGTCAACGGGGTGCGCGTCCACCTGGACGACGGCTCATGGGTGCTGGTCCGGGCCTCTTCGAACAAGCCCGAACTGGTCGTTGTGGTCGAGAGCATGCGCTCCGAAGACGATATGCGCGATCTGTTCCACCAAGAGGTCAAGCCGCGCCTGACCGCCTATCCGGAAATCGGCGACTACAACCAGACGGTCTGA
- a CDS encoding amidohydrolase family protein yields the protein MTTAEKIWVNSGDSHVWEPKDLWTANLPASLKHRGPHMVRDGKHDIYVVDDEKVFFAAASMIDAITPPGSADLNLRLADLDEQGIWAEVVFPSVGIWLSVMKDRELMHQSVKVYNDWAKADMIDRSERLLATALISVLDFDDAAEETKRVAELGFKSICLPATLPDHLEYNMPEFDRIWAICEEAGMVVCFHVGTGSSKLIVTRGPGGALINYWETTIPVQRCVTHMISGGALDRFPKLKIMTAEAGVAWVPALGDRLDEAYRQHNRYAHPKLNRLPTQIIKDQVYSSFQHDETALPAVIAHNYQNALWGSDYPHLEGTYPHTQEVLHGLFDHVSPDVRRRVTLGAFEELFGIGMPVAKAA from the coding sequence ATGACGACAGCCGAAAAGATCTGGGTGAACTCGGGCGACAGCCACGTCTGGGAGCCGAAGGACCTGTGGACCGCCAATCTGCCCGCCTCGCTGAAGCACCGGGGCCCGCACATGGTGCGCGACGGCAAGCACGACATTTATGTCGTCGACGATGAGAAGGTGTTCTTCGCAGCGGCTTCGATGATCGACGCCATCACGCCGCCGGGCTCGGCGGACCTCAACCTTCGTCTGGCCGATCTGGACGAGCAGGGCATCTGGGCCGAAGTCGTGTTTCCGTCCGTCGGCATCTGGCTGTCGGTCATGAAGGACCGCGAACTGATGCATCAGTCAGTCAAGGTCTATAACGACTGGGCAAAGGCCGACATGATCGACCGATCGGAGCGGCTTCTGGCCACGGCCCTGATCTCGGTGCTGGATTTCGACGATGCCGCAGAGGAGACGAAGCGTGTCGCCGAACTCGGCTTCAAGTCGATCTGCCTGCCGGCCACCCTGCCTGACCACCTTGAGTACAATATGCCGGAGTTCGACCGGATCTGGGCCATCTGTGAAGAGGCCGGGATGGTGGTCTGCTTCCACGTCGGCACGGGATCATCCAAGCTGATCGTGACGCGCGGACCGGGCGGTGCGCTGATCAACTACTGGGAGACGACCATCCCGGTTCAGCGCTGTGTCACCCACATGATCTCGGGCGGTGCCCTGGACCGGTTCCCCAAATTGAAGATCATGACGGCCGAAGCCGGTGTGGCCTGGGTGCCCGCCTTGGGCGACCGGCTGGACGAGGCCTATCGTCAGCACAACCGCTATGCCCATCCCAAGCTGAACCGCCTGCCGACCCAGATCATCAAGGATCAGGTCTATTCCAGCTTCCAGCATGACGAGACGGCCCTGCCGGCGGTGATCGCCCACAACTATCAGAACGCCCTTTGGGGTTCAGACTATCCGCATCTGGAGGGCACTTATCCGCACACCCAGGAGGTGCTGCACGGCCTGTTCGACCATGTGTCGCCGGATGTCCGCCGTCGCGTCACCCTGGGCGCATTCGAAGAGCTGTTTGGCATCGGCATGCCGGTGGCCAAGGCCGCCTGA
- a CDS encoding FadR/GntR family transcriptional regulator — MSRIETKGPGRWSPDARVDGSALHVPKTSEIIARWLRRELLRSRPRPGDALPSEIELRERFGVSRPTIREAVRILETQHLVRVARGASGGARFTLPEARMVSESTGIYLQAHGTTQAELNEARIAIEPRLIGFLAGRLSAEAIARLRAEVERQADALDDVAAYSRSHEDFYALLSALCPNRLIALELLTLRDLIQAQTELVGEAWVQALPQSRDGMVRHVEVKRRVVDHLAKGEAAEAEALWTRMLEAQQRLTTELGVGDDPIEAL; from the coding sequence GTGAGCCGTATCGAAACCAAAGGCCCCGGCCGGTGGTCCCCCGACGCCCGCGTCGACGGGTCAGCGCTTCATGTGCCCAAGACGTCAGAGATCATCGCCCGCTGGCTCCGGCGGGAGCTGCTGCGATCCCGGCCAAGGCCGGGGGATGCCCTGCCGTCAGAAATCGAGCTGCGGGAAAGGTTCGGCGTATCGCGCCCGACGATCCGAGAAGCCGTTCGCATCCTGGAGACCCAGCACCTTGTGCGTGTCGCGCGAGGGGCGTCCGGCGGGGCACGGTTCACCCTGCCCGAGGCGCGCATGGTGTCGGAATCGACCGGCATCTATCTGCAGGCCCATGGCACGACCCAGGCGGAGCTGAACGAGGCGCGCATCGCCATCGAGCCGCGCCTGATTGGCTTTCTGGCGGGACGCCTTTCCGCCGAGGCGATCGCTCGCCTGCGGGCCGAGGTGGAGCGGCAGGCGGACGCCCTGGATGACGTCGCTGCCTATAGCCGCAGTCACGAAGACTTCTATGCACTGCTGTCGGCCCTGTGCCCCAACCGGCTTATCGCCCTGGAATTGCTGACGCTGCGCGACCTGATCCAGGCCCAGACTGAACTGGTAGGCGAGGCCTGGGTGCAGGCCCTGCCGCAATCCCGTGACGGCATGGTGCGCCATGTGGAGGTGAAGCGGCGGGTGGTCGATCATCTGGCCAAGGGAGAAGCTGCGGAGGCCGAAGCGCTGTGGACCCGCATGCTGGAGGCCCAGCAGAGGCTGACGACAGAGTTGGGTGTCGGCGACGATCCGATCGAGGCCCTGTGA